In a single window of the Pieris rapae chromosome 9, ilPieRapa1.1, whole genome shotgun sequence genome:
- the LOC111000734 gene encoding uncharacterized protein LOC111000734, with protein sequence MSAFTTINCLPIEIFIEIFIKIDGYSLLKCREVCKKWKEAIDNTDILWQEVCRKEFKKSSRIAKKKSGDILSWYHVYRNLKLWSNVSSYEKTVREFYKFNLHDPSHVLGINYGVLPLKDAKGTVFYDMTDLKYIPVALPEKNYLKISNNDHATVIQVKFGIYVQRTLKDPNYITEYYFKADKYVLNGDLLLFYNNKDVYKCNLLQKELTPHLILHCNYDIKEIQYYDAHIYLFTDCGRILNLESNNSVTEKTIKCPAEWIVHIKNINAFDDKNFICYSRTLFKIETDDYQHLYLDFPPITALFFYIDIVLIGLRNGSVLVYRLTSQKKAMKPVFETLAELPDGKFPVQLDVCERRTGPMIVAATFFELYMIDVKFFPCETTVKNSFTNNKLNMYQRLRRLKERLQ encoded by the exons ATGAGCGCTTTTACAACGATAAATTGTTTACCCATTgagatatttatagaaatttttatcaaaatagatGGCTACAGTTTATTGAAGTGTAGAGAAGTGTGTAAAAAGTGGAAAGAGGCCATCGATAATACCGACATTCTCTGGCAAGAAGTTTGCCGAAAGGAATTTAAGAAATCGTCCAGAATAGCAAAGAAAAAAAGTGGGGATATACTAAGTTGGTATCATGTTTACAGAAATCTAAAACTCTGGTCAAACGTTTCTTCTTACGAAAAAACTGtaagagaattttataaatttaatttgcatgATCCTTCACATGTATTAGGAATAAATTATGGTGTTTTACCACTGAAAGATGCAAAAGGAACAGTCTTTTACGACATGActgatttaaaatacattcctGTTGCATTACCTGAGaaaaactacttaaaaataagtaataatgacCATGCCACTGTAATCCAAGTTAAATTTGGGATTTATGTTCAAAGAACTTTAAAAGACCCCAATTATATTActgaatattactttaaagcTGATAAATATGTCTTAAATGgggatttattattattttacaataataaagatgtctataaatgtaacttattGCAAAAAGAATTAACACCACATTTAATACTGCACTGCAACTatgatattaaagaaattcaatattatgaTGCACACATCTATCTATTCACTGATTGTGGTAGGATTCTAAATCTTGAATCTAATAATTCTGTGAcagaaaaaacaattaaatgccCAGCAGAATGGATAGTACacattaagaatataaatgcatttgatgataaaaattttatttgctattctagaaccttatttaaaattgaaactgATGACTACCAACATTTATACCTTGATTTCCCCCCAATAACTgccttgtttttttatattgatattgtattaattggTCTAAGGAACGGAAGTGTTCTTGTGTATAGATTAACCAGTCAAAAAAAAGCTATGAAGCCTGTGTTTGAAACATTAGCTGAGTTACCAGATGGAAAATTTCCTGTACAGCTAGATGTCTGTGAAAGAAGGACAGGACCTATGATTGTTGCAGCAACATTTTTTGAATTGTATATGATTGATGTTAAGTTTTTCCCTtgt GAGACAACAGTAAAGAATTCttttacaaacaataaacTAAACATGTACCAAAGGTTAAGACGTCTTAAAGAAAGGTTGCAATAG